Genomic DNA from Etheostoma cragini isolate CJK2018 chromosome 7, CSU_Ecrag_1.0, whole genome shotgun sequence:
AGCTGATCAGGTCAAGAAAGGAACTTGTAGACATAGGCTAGATGATATTTGAACTTTTTGTCTATATCAAATAATTGGTTTTGGTATAATTGCTCACATTAGCCCATGTGGCTTTAAGGCAAATGTGTTGTTGCTACTATTGCCCCCAATCTTGAAGCACTGGTAAATACCTGTACGCCAGCTAGCAACACCTATATTAGCATAGTTTGCCTGTGTTAATTTTTAACCAGTAACGTAGAGATCAAATTTATCTAGATTTAAACTTGCAGTCATCTAAACTTTAGACAGCAAATGAGACAGCCTTTTTTGTTGAAAGCTTATGCTGAGGTGAACAATTCCAGTACTTTTtcacaggcagagagagaatcATACTAAGTATGTTCAGAGTAAGTATCATCACTCTAACTTGTGCTACGATTGGCCCGTTACATTTGCCCTTGGTGGATGGTTGCCTTACTCTGAATGTGACAATCAAGTCAAGTTTAATGATATTGCAAAGTGGTTTGGACTTTGTTAGTGTATACTTGGTTCCCCCTCCAAATTGTCTAGACAATTATTTTTGCCAAATTTTAGCAAGCCAACTGAATATTAAGTAACTAATATTATGTACCTTCTTACTAGACTATCTTTTTTCCCTTGCTTAACTAGCATTGTAATCATCCATCCTTAAATTCTAAAATAAGTAGAAGAatctgtcacacacatacagtacatatgggTGAAAAAGTTCAACTTAAAACTGAATTCCCACCAGGAGACAAATAAAGTACTTGCACTGAATGATTAACATAGACATTTAGGGACAATCCATTTAAGTCAATTCTGTTAAGCCCCTGTAACTCATATATGACCATGTACCTGTACAGTACTACAGTTATGGAACAGTAAGGtgattcaataaaaaacaacatatggAATGTGTGGTTTTCTTTGTTCAAGATTTTTAAGGTTGCTGTAACACCAATCTCACCACATGATGGCACCACTTCACTATGATGCTGTCTACAGGCTGGCTTACAGTTCCACCATATACTTGTATGACTTATTTTTCCCCTTATGTCAGTTTTAATCAAAGTCAAAGCCTGATCATTAAGCCATATTCACCATGGGaacattatcttaaaaaatagaCTTTGATTTTAGAAAATAGTTGATGTGAACTAAGATTAAAAGGTAAAATCAACTCTGACAACactaagttgaaaaaaaaaactatttaaagttAGTTATGGGTGGAGAGTGCAATATATTACTTTTCCcgtacacattttaaacagattaaGCGTGTATTCATTCTGTGTACACCATTTTTTGAAACTTAAATGCAACAGTTAATTCATACTGAAGTAATACACTGGAGTAATAAATAACGCTATTCAGTGTTGTATGCTAGCATGTTGGTTTTTGTCCATGTCAGTTTATTTCTGTACCCTTATAGACAATGTAAGTGCTGATTAACTTCTGTTCTAGGTTTGATGCatgccattttctttgtttattgcACTTCCACCTCTATAATTACAGGTAATGCTGGATGTGACATGTACCAGTGGGTGGAAGCACCTTCATTCAGAAATAGTTTAATGAAAGCATACATCTGGAGCATGTTACCTCAGTGGGAATCAAAATCACTTAAGGGTCTACCTGAAGTTACCAAATTGTCCTATTCACTGCCAACCTTCGTGTTCAGTCTTGGAACTACATTGGTTCGGAAATGATTTACATCCTAATTTATGCAGTAATACACACCCCTATTGCAAGCCATGACACTGATTAGATGTAATTAGAGATTTGGGGACaccagtgttttattttgaggcATTAAATGCCTATAAAGACAATGATATGCCTTTGCCAGATTCTATTGATTATTTGGTCATAGAtcaaaatacgttttttttcataaataacgTTTTTTCGATTGTTTTGACAGGTTTACTTACTGACAGTACGTCATGGAACCAAGTGATGCGTCAGCAACGGTGCTGACTGTCGAACATTTCTGCCTCCATTGGAAAGCCAAAGTTTCACGCTGGGACGCTCAGTAAGGATGGGGTGCCCCACAAAGTGAAACGGAAAGAGCCGTGCCGCGGGGGGTATGGGACCGTTCCAGGGGTAAATTGCCATTTTGTTGTGGCTATTCAGTTTTCTGGCAAGGAGAAGGGGAGGATGGACCGTGAAACTAGGAACGAATTGGTAAATAGTGCCACTTAGCATGGCATATGGCGCGTTTGGAGAGCTGAACGCTGACACCAACAAATTGACGATTTCATACCAATTTTAGAGTTACATTCGCCACACACGTTGTCAATTTCAGCGTACTGATCCAGACAAATCATATCGGGACATGTTCGTTATTTGTGTAGCCTGCTACAATGTTAGCCTGGTTAAAATAACCCTATTGGGATGAGGGGTTGATATAGTTTAAAGTTCAAGTTAGTCTAAATATTGAAAACAAATCTAAATTGCCGAGACTTAAACAAACGCAATTATTTTGTATTCTATAACGACTAACATGCCTTGATTAGTAGcctataatatttattatttgttattttatccaAGTCGAAGCAACGTTATTTCTGCATATTtctgttttacaaaatataGAGCGAGGATAATCGGAGGAACGCCCCATGTCTTTTCACTTGTACCTTTCAATTTTCCACTTTGGTCAGATAAAGGGAAACCCATGGGAAAGACTTGACCAGCAACTGGTCCTTCCTTTTTacgaaaaaaaaagcaaaatgcaCTTTAAGTAAAGGCCATTTGCGTTTGGTGGCCATTTGGGATTTGCCTTTACAATTGTCTGTCGGATTCACTGAAAAAGCCCCTCAGGGATGCTGCGGTTGAGAGATTTGGCTTCCTAGTTGCCTAAACTTTACCAAAGCCCGACATCCGCAGTTAGTTACGCTGAGAATGACTCGCAATTTATTTGAAACACCGCTAAACATGGTTGGTCCTGTCTGTTAGAATACTGATTGATTAACACAGATAATACTTAATGACCAAGTGAGTTTATATTTGAGTGGACTTGAAAATCTTTACATCGATTCCCTGTCAACACAGTCGGGCCCCTTTCAGCAATGGCAATTAGTTGGAGTTCCTTTTTAGTCCGTGTGCTGCTGTTCATAACTAACGGTGGGTTTGATCATATCTGTAGTCTAAACTTCATACTCATTATTCCATCCAAGTGAAACTAAATTGCCGTCACGTGGACTAAGTTTAGAACTTTTTCAGTAGGCTACACAGAAACTGTTTCTGAGAAACATTAATATTTCAAACAAGGAAGATGATCGTGTCGATCTATAACTAGTCTGAGATATTGAGGTAAGATAATACacagaaaaagctaaataactctgaggtttttatttttattttatttttttatctcaaacCAAACGCTTAATTCCCGCGCTGGTCACATGCCTGTTGTTTTACGCACGGCTAAATACAGTGCGCTTAAGGGTGCTTGGATATTCTTATTCAAATCTCGCTCAAGTGGTTCAGAGTAAATGGCAGATGTTTTGCAATTCAAGGCGCATCCATACCCATGCGCTTTAGTGTTTAACAATGGCGCTCCCCTTTTGTTAGGCACTTGTGTCTTTCAGTTTGGAGCTCGACAAAGGCTTCATCCTCCAGCGAGTTATAAAGTTACTTTCCAGTCAGTTCATTTCGGTCCTTGAGAAAACCCTAAGCGATGTTAATGTGCACCCCAGTTCCTTTCATGCGGTAACCCCGGCACAAACAGGCAAAGAGCTCCCATTGTACTCCCAAACCAAAgtaaaaagtctttaaataaCCCGAGGACCAGTCTATAGAAATTCATGATGCCGTTTCTATTTGATGTTTGATCAGAGCTTCGTCAACAGGTCCGTCGCGTGGCTTTTCAGGAAATCCTgtatatatttcaaatatttttttccagtaCACCTGTCGATGTACCTGCTCTTTTTACTGCGACATTGTTACTCACAATGAGCGTTTTGGTCACACCCGTACTGCCTCGGGTCCATCTGAATGGAGGCGGTACATCGATTTGCTCCGCTCATGGTGCGCCAAATTATGGGGCTGTATTTGCATATTGTTAACTTGCTATtgcatacatttacaatatACGGACGAAATTGGTTACAAGATTGGTAATTGTTAAATCGTGTTTAGCAAAATACAATGAGCTGCGGTTTACAACACAGGtatatgtattacatttttaaatgcacgaGGCCATCAGAATGCACACGCATGCTGCTGTTCTTTGTAATCTCTTATTATTCGTAAACACACTTACATCTACATAAAGTAGCCTAGCCTAAATGGAAGGTGTAGAGTAGGCTACCTTTGCATGTCTGCATATTATAGCCTACCGTTTGATATGGGCTTAACAATTGGCTTGCAAATGTCTCAGTTTCTCTCAAATAGTTTATTGCAGTAATTGCATAATTGCTTCACTAATTGCTGTTAACAAGTTCCCCAATAGTCCAATTATTACAGCAGCGTTGTCAAGTCCCCGCCGGCAGGCATCCATGACAAAGGTCCGATAGGGTTAATGAATAACCTGGGGCTGAAAAGTGAAAGTGGAGCGGGAGCCCGagccctttttaaaacatacactTAACTTGTCATTTAATGGCACTTGCATTATTATGTCTACGTCGGACACAAGTTTCTCGTTGCGCTATTATTATGGATAGATGATGACATTATACGACTTTTGAGTGCTGTAAGGAAACAGTTTTAAAGCCTGACTGCATTCCTTCACTGTAGACCCCAGAGAGCCAACACTAATTGAAATTATACCGAATAATCAGCGGTGAAATCTCTACTCTATGGCACAGAATAACAAGACAGGCGACTGTTGTGATGCCACGACTCTTAAAAGTAACGCTTCACGCTCTTGTGTTAAAACCAAGCGTGAAAACGCAGATAATGTGGCGTCCAGAGAGGACAAAAGACACCTGAAAGCTCACTTACACCAGAGCAACTTGGGCAAATTTCATACCGATTAAATGCTTTAATTAATAACACCACCAGTGTGGTAAATTTTACGCAATTAGTGTCTTCTGACACGCCTGACATGTCTGTGCAAGTGCAGTCTGTTTTAATCATGACTTCATGGCCAATTAATCCAGTCTTAACTATTGAAGAAATCTATCGATTTTAGTACTACACAACACAATGTAGCCTAATAAACGGAAATATCCTACTACTGGGTTTCAGTATAAAGATCAGTCCGCatgaaaataacagtaataGGGCCGTGGTGGCAATCCACACTTAAATCTGCCAATTTAAAGCTATTAATAAAACTAGTTCATATGTAACTGAAGGTTGTACAGGACGTCTACTTTATCTTGTCAAAACGGAATGAAAAGGATAGTATGTTGGTTAACTTTAAATGTGCAGGGAATCTTTTGATGCCCACACGTTTGTGGTCACAAAGCAGACCAAAAGAAAAGATCAATGGCGCACTATAAACCGGCCTCTTTTCATGCGCGTTCTCCATAGACTGAATACAAACGCCCCACCTTTACCCGGgtcattttaacccaaacattgtaactctgtttttaaaaaggtgctataaataaaggttatgaTTGTGAACCGGATCAGGAAAGAAGACTTTGGCAATGGGTTTCTCAGCGTATTCGCTTGTCTTTCCAACCACACCATCTAAACTTACTTACTGTCTTCATTTCTGAAGCAAATCACACATCTATAGAGTGAATTAGACAATGAACACATTTACGCTTACCATTAGTGCTAGCATTCCCTACGTCGTTGTCTAGTCTATAATGTTAGCTTTAATGCACCCCCATTGACTATTtttcagattgtgtgtgtgtgtgtgtgtgtgtgtgtgtgtgtgtgtgtgtgtgtgtgtgtgtgtgtgtgtgtgtgtgtgtgtggactgcaGTGAGCCTATGGTCAATACATTGTTTCAGCCCATATAACTTTCCCAAGCCTTCGCCCCTTTCAGGGAGCAGTGTGGAAAATCGGGAGGCGAGGGACCGAGGACAAGGGGCGGCCCGCGATTCTCCTCGGTGCCTCAACGCGCCTGGTATGAAGACAAAAACTGGCGACACACAATAGTCGAAGAATTCCTAAGTAACATATTGCAAAATGTTGTGCTTTTCGGCATTACATGGTGTAGGCTTTATAAACAAAAGCGTAACTGCATGTGTTGCCTGAAAAAAGTAGGTGTAGCTGTTGTAGGCTAATAACAGTTTGCAGGTGTAACAGTTTCGCTACAAGTGTCCACCACCAGAAAATCTCAATGTTGTAGGTGACACGCAGGGAATTAACACGGTGCTGCCTTCGACTGGTGGCGTGAAACTCACATTTAAAAGCTTGAATAAAGGAGTCAATAGTACACACACGATGCTCACCGAGCAGAACCCTTATGATTACCCATTTTGTTTAAGATTTTTACGCTTCTCCTTAGCTTTTTGCCCCACACGTTGTTTCTTTGATATTTGCACTTAATGCATCTATTGCGCAGCAGGCTGAAGGCTACTGCAGCTACCCGGATGTGTGGTCTGtggatgttttgtgtttaaCCGACCTTGAAATAATCCTTATCTAGATAGTTataaacagacagaaatagGCCTACCCCAACAGGGAAGTACAGTTTTTATGCACTGCGATTCCTGACTATTCCTCTGCAGTGACTATCAAGTTGAATTAAATAGAGAAGCAATTCCAGGCATAACTCcaataacatatttaaaacagcATAACATTCTTCACTTTCGGTACCGCGAAGCCTTTGGTTGGCTGTCAAATGACGCCAGTGTTTTACTCATTTGAGCGCAAGAGACAGGCGGGACTGTTGCATTGAGATGTTAAGTGGGTGTCTATATATAAATCCACTCAGAGTCGACTCCTCCATTCGTGTGcccaagagagaaagagattaaCTTCAAGGAAACCAGAAAAGGACTAACAGAATGGTGGCGACGACAGACTGCGTAGAAAAGTCCAAACCCATCGTTGGAAACAGGGTGTGTGGAAAAACTTATTAAGAGGAACAGAATTTAGGGGGTAGAATATAGAATATACCAGACAATTAGTGAAGTATGTTATATATCATATATTCACTATTAATTTCATCCCTCTTTTTCCCCCAGGTTTCCAAACCACtcatggaaaagaaaagaagagctCGCATAAACAAGTGTTTAGACCAGTTAAAATCTCTTCTGGAGAGCTACTACAGCAGTAGTGTAAGTATGCAGGATTTAACTGAAGAATTTCGAACATTTTCGAAACCTTACTTTTTGAATACTTCGCGACAATGGAACGCATGCTTACGTAATTATAATAGTTATTAGACAATgtctgtattttaatgtattttcgCTTTTCTCAGATTCGAAAGCGCAAACTGGAAAAGGCCGACATCTTGGAGCTTACTGTGAAACATCTAAGGAACCTCCAAAAGATCCAGAGTTGTAAGTTACAGGCCTAAGCCTAACCTCACGCTTAGAAACCGTAAATATTCAAATAAGATACTCGTCaaatttaagattattttacGGATAGGCCTACATCTGGTCAGTTTTGTTTGGCATGTATAATGTGTACTATGTGTGTTTCTTACCTTAAGATGTCTTTCCATTGCTTTCAGGCACTGCCGCTGCTTCCGAGTTCTCTGAATACCAGACTGGTTTTCGCAGGTGCGTGGCAAACGTCAACCAATATTTGCTGATGGCCGACAACTTGAACGGGAGTGACGGCTGGATGTTATCGCAGCTTTGCAGTAAACTGTGTCGCTCTCGGGGACGAGAAGAAGCcgtcagcaccatggacagcagcCGGGGCCAAGCAGCAGAGACTCAGGAGGAGGTGCTGGTACTCCTTCCATCGGCAGCTGGGCCTGGGGAGAGAAACACGGCCAAATCTAAAACTCTGAAACCGCTTAGTGCAAGCACGTCCAACTGTTTACCGAGCAAAGAGGCACGACAGTCCTCCACAAGCAAACAGACTGTCCCTGTTGCGGCACCCACACAAAGTAGGCTACCTCGTGAACAAAGTTTAAGAAACAAGAATACCAGGAATGAAGTTGCAAAACCTCAGCACAATGTCTGGCGGCCTTGGTAAAGCTGTAGATATCCTAAATCATAGGTTGAATGTTTATTATTGCACTGTATAGATTACAATATGCTGTTATAGGTTACACTGTATATGAAATATTTTCTTAATAAAATTGACGAAAACTGACGTTTGGTCATGTGTGTTATAGAACCTTAACCTTCTACGGGTCGTTTACAACTATTGGCAGATTTAGAACAAGGGATTTTTCGATGTCATATTGGTAAAAACAGAGATGGCGAGTTAAAACATGAAGAATATGGGTACCTGTTATAttagctaaattaaaaaaaaaatgttaagctGGCTCATagtgcctttttcttttttgtatggTCAAAGTAGATGAGTGAGCACGGAATTAAAGTGTTTCTTATATTTATCAATGTGTTAAACATTTGATAGATTTATTAGGCCTGTGTAAACACTGAGGTTGTGGTttcttcatttgtcttttttgcatTAGGCTACATTGCTTTTTCACAATAAGGGGTAAGATTATTAAAGGTTCAAATCATAAGTAGCCTAATGCTTAACTAATGCATAACTCGTGATTTAATGCATTGCAGGATACACAGGTTGGCTTATTAGTTCCTGTTTATCACCATTTAGAAATGAACAAGTCACTAAGACTTTGTGATTAGTTTCGATTAGCTAATTATGCTAATTCAGTTACTTCATACGAGACCAAATTAGTTGGATTCCAGTCACATGAAACTTTTAGACTCATTTGATCAGCCTTTCCGAAAGCAGTACTTATTTTCTAGAAATATTAAGCTATTTTTCAGTGCATTTGTTACTTGGCACCtgttaattaattttgttttagtgCATCATTATTCTCCACCGTTCTACACTCGCACTTctttcaacaacaaacaaatataactattaataatatttaGAATAATATTTCACTATTGACTATTcactatttgtatttttaaatcataatgtTTCTATGATTTACTTTGAccatatacaaataaaaatcccCCTAGTTGTTTAGGGATTAAAAGGCAGCtgtcattttacatttgcaaacTTTTAATATCAATAGCtgtcattgtttctttattattactattatgaTTATTTGCTTGTTGGAGTGTATCGCAGTCGAGAATTATACACTTCCAATTTCTACTAGCATGTAGGCCTACCACAGATAAATTACAACAGAATGGCCTGGAAAAAAGCTTCATATTATTGTTGTGCTTTCAGGCATTAGTTAAGTAGCCTACCCTATATGAATTGTAGCCCAACCTTAACAGAAAGTGTAACCAAAATAAGAAACATGGAGTTGATatatagagaaaaaaatatccAGGGTAGTGGGAGTTGACTGTCATTTCTTCTATTCTTCTCCGGTTTCACGCATAAGTACCGAAACAGTGTTCGGCAAATCAGATGCTTGTCGAGCAGCGAAACAATGTTCTGCTACAGGGTGCTGATTACACGCCATGCCTTCTTCTCCTTAAGGAAAGAAAACACGTGACCGTGGATGTGGTTTAAATTCCTTCTCGAAATAGAAAGGAAATCTGTCAGTTTGTTTCCAGTGTGTCTGAAATGTACTTTAGAACAGCTGTACACCGGGTCCACACCAGCGCCAGATCCCGTTACGCTGGCTGCTTGTTGGAGCGCCCGAACTAATTCATCCATCTTCCTGTGCATGCCGAAcagatttactgtttttataaaCTAAATACGCATATATACTTACTCACTTAAACTATTCTGCAGTCTCGTGAACGAGGCTTACTGAAAAAGGAAATGGCAAATTGGTACACGAAGGAAAACTTTGATAAACCATGAGTGACTTTTATATTTTCAGTGTAGTGTATTGTATATACTGAAGTAGTATTTGGATGTAGTCTTATAGTTTTTGGTGTAGTGTATCTGAATAGGATAGGATATCACATGCATGCACAGGTTGTTGTACTACACTGGTTACAATTAGGCTGTTGGGCTATTCGCCATATGTGCGACTTGCGGACCTGTCCGTCAGTCAGCTCTGTTAAAGTCTCCTATAGTTGTCCTCCGCTGCTTTGGCGAGGACGTCGTAAAGTGTCTCTCCATTCTTAGGAGCAGCGCTGGAAAGGATGGCACCTAACAGCGAGGAGAATCTCTGAAACGCCCCCAGCGCTTTCAGATGGTACATGCTGAAAAGACAGCTGGCTGCCAAGAGAACAAGCGGTGCTCATTTCCAGTACGATGGACAAAAAAACCCAAAGCCTGGTTCATGGATTTTTAGCCCGCAAAACAACAACTAAACTTCTAACCCCCTTATGGCGAGTATTTGTTATTCCAGCTTGTTGTTTGAGCTGATCGGCTCGTAAACCCCGTTTTTAAATCCCAATACTCTCTTCCCACAAAGCTGCTCTTTTGAGGAGACCAACAGAGGCCCACGTCACAAGAAGTTTGTTTTatccaaaaaaaggaaatgccacGTGACGTCCACACTGAATGCCCTAAATCTTTTCTAAGAATTTATATGAACTCTTCTCAGCATTGTTGAAGTAACGTTTGGTTTGCCACTATAATAGCGACCCACATTAGAGCTGAGAAGCAAAGGAAAGGAGATAATAAGTAATTAGCATTAGACTGGCTCCAGTCAGGCGCTCTTGAGAGAGCAGACGTGGATGAAGTGCGCTGCAGAGCCCTCCGTCCCCTGCTCATTTAGCTGGTAAATAGGCCTCTGCATTGCTGTGATAGTTTCAGCACAACAGCTGAATATTCTCTCATACAGTGGTATCAGTTAAAACATACATCACGTACGATTTAAACATAATGTGTGTCTTAATCACACAATTGAAAATCGTCATAATTAAGCGTTAACCTTACACAATATGGCTCCAGACTGTTTTCAGGCAGACCCACAGCACACCGTGGAATTACCTTTTTCCTCGTAAAGAGAGCCGTGTCCATGCTCACTGTTGCGACCAACTCGGGACAACAGACAGCGCCGAATTGTCTACAAAGCTTTAAAGCAGGGACTGCGGTAGGCCGCCAGAATCAGCTGATTAAAGACAGAAGATAACACAGTGCTCTTAGTTTTAAGTAATGCACACAGAGTAGGCCAAAAGTTGACACAGAGAACTTAAATAAGCTTGAGAAAATGTCGGTATCAGGCTACAAACGGAGCTTGGTGGACAACTACAGtaattagcttagcataggCCTACTCATGAAAAAAACGCCGAATAGTTCCGAATAGCCTGCAGCAAGTGAAAGGAATGAAGGTTGGAAAAGTCGGAGGTGTGatgataacatttatttttacctaAAGGTAAacttattttaattataattgcatttcttttcagACAGAACATCTTAGCTCAgaagtgacaaagaaaatgtattaaaggaGCTGATTTGCTGAATATAAATAATTAGCAGAGGCTAGTTTCGATTAATCGACCTCTGGGTAATTATGAGCCCATCAGCTTCCGCTCAAAGTTTTGGATGGCAACTTGCCAATCACCAGCACATTCCAAGTTACAGTCATAGAAACAAAGACAACTATGTGACACAGTCTACAAAGAATTCATGTTTATTAAGAAACAACATGAacaatgttatttaaataaaattacaatgtaatagaaaaatacatgtgttggaagaaaaataaaaaagaaccccTTTGGTTGTAGGAAGACGATTGATAAAGTGGGCACctgtaaataaaacaagtaatttattaattattaccATCCCAcattgagctagcaagctacatgctgaaaatagcaagtttttaagaaaatgttgacTGTGGAACAAGGCGGACtcgcttggttctt
This window encodes:
- the her3 gene encoding hairy-related 3, which produces MVATTDCVEKSKPIVGNRVSKPLMEKKRRARINKCLDQLKSLLESYYSSSIRKRKLEKADILELTVKHLRNLQKIQSCTAAASEFSEYQTGFRRCVANVNQYLLMADNLNGSDGWMLSQLCSKLCRSRGREEAVSTMDSSRGQAAETQEEVLVLLPSAAGPGERNTAKSKTLKPLSASTSNCLPSKEARQSSTSKQTVPVAAPTQSRLPREQSLRNKNTRNEVAKPQHNVWRPW